A DNA window from Akkermansiaceae bacterium contains the following coding sequences:
- a CDS encoding DEAD/DEAH box helicase — MTPHQAKYLAYELSRRGPAGSMEKIGGALADAKVDLNPHQVEAALFAFKSPLSNGAILADEVGLGKTIEAGILLSQFWAEGRRKILLIMPASLRKQWSLELAEKFYLPTHILEARTFTQATKDGLSNPFNQPEAGILICSYQFAANKEEYLVGVPWDLVVLDEAHRVRNVYKPTNKIANKLRTALKGPRKILLTATPLQNSLLELYGLVSFIDPFAFGDRKSFQAQYARLDSTDTFADLKARLKPLCHRTLRRQVVEFIRYTERIPLTEPFDPGPDEARLYDVVSEYLRREQLFALPSAQRTLMTLILRKLLASSTFAIAGALETLVKKLRAVIRADNSQRDHAQFEFEEDLDGGYEELEDEWESDEPPAALTNEDRALIETEIRDLEEFRDLAVNITENAKGDSLITALEKGFEAMRRNNAPEKAIIFTESRRTQDYLLRRLAQTEYADLIVLFNGSNNDEKSRSIYEVWKERWKDSDRVTGSRSADIRQALVDYFREEAKIMIATEAAAEGINLQFCSLVVNYDLPWNPQRIEQRIGRCHRYGQLHDVVVINFLNVKNAADQRVFELLSEKFNLFSGVFGSSDEVLGSIESGVDFEKRIVAIYQKCRTPDEIESGFKQLQDELEDQINTKIAETKRKLLENFDAEVAEKLRHHTTKSREHLSRVEQLLWKVSRFILEDRATFYDQEHAFVLKSAPYSGMDPHSVPNGRYEMARDPVHAHRYRLHHPLAKEVIRDAISRNTPPVTLRLHCSTSPGQSVELAPLVGTCGSLAARCLSVKSADDSEDHLLLVGLIEGGSALATAQCHRLLDCPGELLDEIAPTPGELERIGSALSAEENRVILEINERHARAFDQEMEKLDHWAGDRKSALEYELRDLDAKIGEAKKQARTVGNLDDKVHWQRQVLSLERLRADKRRDIFEAQDEVDRQREKLLVDADRRLKKDSTTEELFFVRWELV; from the coding sequence ATGACCCCACACCAAGCCAAATACCTTGCTTACGAACTCTCCCGCCGTGGCCCGGCGGGCAGCATGGAAAAGATTGGCGGTGCTTTGGCGGACGCAAAGGTCGATCTCAATCCGCACCAAGTCGAAGCCGCACTCTTTGCATTCAAGTCCCCTCTGTCCAACGGTGCGATACTGGCGGACGAAGTCGGCTTGGGGAAGACGATCGAAGCAGGAATCCTCCTATCACAGTTTTGGGCGGAGGGTCGCCGCAAGATTCTTCTGATCATGCCTGCTTCATTGCGGAAGCAGTGGAGTCTGGAACTTGCTGAGAAGTTCTACCTCCCCACACACATTCTCGAAGCGAGAACGTTCACACAGGCGACAAAGGATGGACTATCAAACCCATTCAATCAACCCGAAGCGGGCATCTTGATATGCTCCTACCAATTCGCGGCTAACAAGGAAGAGTATCTCGTCGGCGTTCCATGGGATTTGGTGGTCTTAGACGAAGCGCACCGGGTGAGAAACGTTTATAAGCCAACCAATAAAATTGCCAACAAGCTCCGCACTGCGCTCAAAGGCCCGAGAAAAATCCTCTTAACGGCCACGCCACTCCAAAACTCACTGTTGGAGCTTTACGGTCTCGTCTCATTTATCGACCCCTTCGCCTTCGGCGACAGAAAGTCATTCCAGGCCCAATACGCGCGACTGGATAGCACCGACACCTTTGCCGACCTCAAGGCACGCCTGAAGCCTCTCTGCCACCGGACGTTGCGACGCCAGGTAGTTGAGTTCATCCGCTACACAGAACGGATCCCACTCACAGAACCATTCGACCCCGGGCCTGACGAAGCAAGGCTCTATGACGTGGTCTCTGAGTATCTTCGGAGAGAACAGCTATTTGCATTACCGAGCGCACAGCGGACTTTGATGACCCTGATCCTGCGCAAGCTGCTGGCGTCTTCCACCTTCGCGATTGCCGGCGCTCTTGAGACACTTGTCAAAAAGCTGAGGGCTGTCATTCGCGCCGACAACTCGCAACGGGATCATGCCCAGTTTGAGTTCGAAGAAGACTTGGATGGAGGCTACGAGGAACTGGAGGACGAATGGGAGTCCGATGAACCTCCCGCGGCTCTCACCAACGAGGATAGGGCTTTGATCGAAACCGAGATCCGGGACTTGGAAGAGTTCCGGGATCTCGCTGTGAACATCACGGAGAACGCAAAGGGCGACTCGTTGATCACGGCTTTGGAAAAAGGGTTCGAAGCAATGCGTCGAAACAACGCCCCAGAAAAAGCCATTATTTTCACTGAATCGAGGCGCACTCAGGATTACCTGCTCCGCAGGTTGGCACAAACCGAGTACGCGGACCTTATCGTGCTGTTTAACGGATCGAATAACGATGAAAAGTCGCGGTCGATCTACGAAGTCTGGAAAGAGCGATGGAAGGATAGCGACCGCGTCACCGGCTCACGCTCCGCAGACATAAGGCAGGCACTCGTGGACTACTTCCGCGAAGAGGCGAAGATCATGATCGCCACGGAAGCCGCTGCGGAGGGCATCAACCTGCAGTTCTGTTCGCTCGTGGTGAATTACGACCTGCCATGGAATCCACAACGCATCGAACAACGGATCGGACGCTGTCACCGCTACGGCCAGCTGCATGACGTTGTGGTGATCAATTTCCTTAACGTAAAGAACGCCGCCGACCAACGGGTCTTCGAACTTCTGTCCGAGAAGTTCAACCTGTTCTCCGGGGTGTTCGGATCATCCGACGAAGTGCTCGGATCCATTGAATCTGGTGTCGATTTTGAGAAGAGGATCGTCGCCATCTACCAGAAGTGCCGCACCCCGGATGAAATAGAGAGCGGTTTCAAGCAACTTCAGGATGAGCTGGAAGACCAGATCAATACCAAGATCGCCGAGACCAAGCGAAAACTCCTGGAGAACTTCGACGCTGAGGTTGCCGAAAAGCTCCGCCATCACACGACAAAAAGCCGCGAACACCTCTCCCGCGTTGAGCAGCTTTTATGGAAGGTGAGCCGCTTCATCCTCGAAGACAGGGCAACCTTCTACGATCAAGAACATGCCTTCGTGCTAAAGAGCGCCCCTTATTCCGGGATGGATCCTCACTCGGTTCCGAATGGGCGGTATGAGATGGCCAGAGACCCCGTGCATGCGCACCGGTATCGTTTGCATCATCCGCTCGCCAAGGAGGTTATCAGGGACGCGATCTCGCGAAATACTCCCCCGGTAACGCTTCGCCTCCATTGCTCCACATCCCCAGGTCAGTCCGTGGAACTGGCCCCGCTAGTCGGGACTTGCGGTTCACTGGCAGCCAGATGCTTGAGCGTAAAGTCGGCGGATGACTCAGAAGACCATCTGCTCCTGGTCGGCCTCATCGAGGGAGGCTCCGCGCTGGCCACGGCCCAATGCCATCGCCTGCTGGACTGCCCGGGCGAGCTTCTGGACGAAATTGCTCCCACACCGGGGGAACTTGAACGTATTGGAAGCGCACTTTCGGCAGAGGAAAACCGGGTGATTTTGGAAATCAACGAGCGCCATGCCCGTGCCTTTGACCAAGAGATGGAGAAACTCGATCACTGGGCAGGCGACCGCAAATCCGCCTTGGAATACGAACTCCGGGACCTCGATGCGAAGATAGGCGAGGCGAAGAAGCAGGCTAGAACTGTCGGCAACCTCGATGACAAGGTGCATTGGCAGCGTCAGGTTCTCTCGCTAGAGCGTCTTAGAGCGGACAAGCGGAGGGACATATTCGAGGCTCAGGATGAGGTGGATCGGCAAAGGGAAAAGCTGCTGGTGGATGCCGACCGACGCCTTAAGAAGGACAGCACAACCGAAGAGCTGTTCTTCGTCCGTTGGGAACTTGTTTAA
- a CDS encoding CopG family transcriptional regulator: MKDHRQSAERETVVRLSISVPKENKKALEQIAEDKRVSLAWVIRDAISQYLDRSGPKE; encoded by the coding sequence ATGAAGGACCATCGTCAGTCTGCCGAGCGGGAAACAGTCGTGAGACTGTCTATCAGCGTCCCCAAAGAGAATAAAAAGGCGCTCGAGCAAATTGCCGAAGATAAGCGAGTTAGCCTTGCTTGGGTCATCCGGGACGCAATCTCTCAATACCTCGATCGTTCGGGACCGAAGGAGTAG